A stretch of the Microcella sp. genome encodes the following:
- the polA gene encoding DNA polymerase I: protein MTDSEKPILLIVDGHSLAFRAFYALPIDSFVTRDGQHTNAIHGFLSMFLSLLAKEKPTHVAVAFDISRYSFRTREYPEYKGTRGETPPEFVGQVPLLQEALAAMSIPTLTKEDFEADDILATLATRGAAEGFHVLVVSGDRDTIQLVTDDVTLLYPNARGVSELKRYDPEAVRERYGINPEQYPEIAALVGETSDNLPGIDKVGEKTAVKWITQYGSLDGIWEHIDEIGGVVGANLREQRDRAERNRRLNRLVTDLELPIGPHDLDRRPMDVAAVKQVFERLQFRTLTERVLKLAEAEGADMGEPVQAEARTDLPTVRTLVDEELAKWLASTAGTEVAVVVDAPHGELAAFGLATATETVQVNWAAHRPDYAALEAWLSSDAPKLLADAKTATSVLAALDIELAGVVWDTRLAAWLERPGAKSYDLADLVHDVLGESMPQADPNQLVPDTESISPATVAWFLHRLVAEQRETLPETSVRVLTEIELPTAAVIARMQRTGIAVDRAALDSISAELGETSAALAQQAFAEIGREVNLGSPKQLQEVLFDELGMPKTRATKTGYSTDAAALADLQEAHPHPFLGLLLQHRDATKLRQIVETLSTATAADGRIHTTYDQTGTTTGRISSTDPNLQNIPVRTEVGHRIRAAFVASEGFDGLLTADYSQIEMRIMAHLSGDDGLIEAFKSGEDLHRFVGARIFGVEPADVTSEMRTKVKAMSYGLAYGLSAFGLSKQLRIDSKEAKQLMTDYFARFGAVRDYLRSVVEQARADGYTETIFGRRRPFPDLASPNRVLRDNAERQALNAPIQGSAADIMKIAMIDVAADMAKDSLRSRLLLQVHDELVFEVAPGEHEALESIVRARMGSAAELAVPLEVQVGIGRDWDDAAH, encoded by the coding sequence GTGACGGACTCAGAAAAGCCTATCCTCCTCATCGTCGACGGCCACTCGCTCGCCTTCCGCGCGTTCTACGCCCTGCCGATCGACAGCTTCGTCACGCGCGACGGGCAGCACACCAACGCCATCCACGGCTTTCTCTCGATGTTCCTGAGCCTGCTGGCGAAAGAGAAGCCGACGCACGTCGCGGTGGCCTTCGACATCTCGCGCTACTCGTTCCGCACACGCGAGTACCCCGAGTACAAGGGCACGCGCGGCGAGACGCCGCCCGAGTTCGTGGGGCAGGTGCCGCTGCTGCAGGAGGCGCTTGCGGCCATGAGCATCCCGACTCTCACGAAAGAAGATTTCGAGGCCGACGACATTCTCGCCACTCTCGCGACGCGCGGCGCGGCCGAGGGCTTCCACGTGCTCGTGGTCTCGGGCGACCGCGACACGATCCAGCTCGTCACCGACGACGTCACGCTGCTGTACCCGAATGCCCGGGGGGTCAGTGAACTCAAACGGTACGACCCCGAGGCTGTGCGAGAGCGCTACGGCATCAACCCCGAGCAGTACCCCGAGATCGCCGCTCTCGTCGGCGAGACGAGCGACAATCTGCCCGGCATCGACAAGGTCGGCGAGAAGACGGCTGTGAAGTGGATCACGCAGTATGGCTCTCTCGACGGAATCTGGGAGCACATCGACGAGATCGGGGGAGTCGTCGGCGCGAATCTGCGCGAGCAGCGTGACCGCGCCGAGCGCAATCGCCGCCTCAACCGGCTCGTCACCGATCTCGAGCTGCCCATCGGTCCGCATGACCTCGACCGTCGTCCCATGGATGTCGCCGCGGTGAAGCAGGTGTTCGAGCGGCTGCAGTTCCGCACCCTGACCGAGCGCGTGCTGAAGCTCGCCGAGGCCGAGGGAGCCGACATGGGCGAGCCTGTGCAGGCCGAGGCACGCACAGACCTTCCGACCGTTCGCACCCTCGTCGATGAAGAGCTGGCGAAGTGGCTGGCCTCGACAGCGGGCACCGAGGTCGCTGTCGTGGTGGATGCTCCGCATGGCGAGCTCGCGGCCTTCGGGCTGGCGACCGCGACCGAGACGGTGCAGGTCAACTGGGCCGCACACCGGCCCGACTACGCCGCGCTCGAGGCCTGGCTGTCGAGCGACGCCCCCAAGCTGCTCGCCGATGCCAAGACGGCCACCAGTGTGCTCGCGGCCCTCGACATCGAACTTGCCGGAGTGGTGTGGGACACCCGGCTCGCTGCGTGGCTCGAGCGCCCGGGTGCGAAGTCGTACGACCTCGCAGACCTCGTGCACGACGTGCTCGGCGAGTCGATGCCGCAGGCTGATCCGAACCAGCTCGTGCCCGATACCGAGAGCATCAGCCCTGCGACCGTCGCATGGTTTCTTCACCGGCTCGTGGCCGAGCAGCGAGAGACGCTGCCGGAGACGAGCGTGCGCGTGCTCACCGAGATCGAGCTGCCGACCGCCGCGGTGATCGCGCGCATGCAGCGCACGGGCATCGCCGTCGATCGCGCCGCCCTCGACTCGATCAGCGCCGAGCTCGGCGAAACGAGTGCCGCTCTCGCCCAGCAGGCCTTCGCCGAGATCGGCCGAGAGGTCAACCTCGGCTCGCCGAAGCAGCTGCAAGAGGTTCTCTTCGACGAGCTGGGCATGCCCAAGACTCGTGCGACGAAGACGGGCTACTCGACTGACGCGGCAGCCCTCGCCGATCTGCAGGAGGCGCATCCGCACCCCTTCCTCGGTCTGCTGCTGCAGCACCGCGACGCGACGAAGCTGCGGCAGATCGTCGAGACCCTGTCGACTGCTACCGCGGCCGACGGCCGCATCCACACGACCTACGACCAGACGGGCACGACGACCGGGCGCATCTCGTCGACCGACCCCAACCTGCAGAACATCCCGGTGCGTACCGAGGTCGGCCACCGTATTCGCGCGGCCTTCGTGGCGAGCGAGGGGTTCGACGGGCTGCTGACCGCCGACTACTCGCAGATCGAGATGCGCATCATGGCGCACCTGTCGGGCGACGACGGGCTCATCGAGGCCTTTAAGTCGGGGGAGGACCTGCACCGGTTCGTGGGCGCCCGCATCTTCGGGGTCGAGCCTGCCGACGTGACGAGCGAGATGCGCACGAAGGTCAAGGCCATGAGCTACGGCCTCGCTTACGGGCTCAGCGCGTTCGGGCTCAGCAAGCAGCTTCGCATCGACTCGAAAGAGGCGAAGCAGTTGATGACCGACTACTTCGCTCGATTCGGCGCGGTGCGCGACTATCTGCGCAGCGTCGTCGAGCAGGCGCGCGCCGACGGCTACACCGAGACCATCTTCGGCCGCCGCAGGCCGTTCCCCGACCTCGCGAGCCCGAATCGCGTTCTGCGCGACAACGCCGAGCGGCAAGCGCTCAACGCTCCCATCCAGGGCTCTGCCGCCGACATCATGAAGATCGCGATGATCGACGTCGCCGCCGACATGGCGAAAGACTCCCTCCGTTCTCGCCTGCTGCTGCAGGTGCACGACGAGCTCGTCTTCGAGGTGGCCCCCGGAGAGCACGAGGCGCTGGAGTCGATCGTGCGCGCGCGCATGGGGTCTGCGGCCGAGCTCGCCGTGCCCCTCGAGGTGCAGGTCGGCATCGGTCGTGATTGGGATGACGCCGCGCACTAA